The nucleotide sequence GGCTACTGATCTTGCTGACGCGATCGACGCTATCGGTAACGGACTTGTTGAATTTATCCATTTCCATCACACCCACCGTCACCGCAGACTGCATATCTTTTACAATCTGCTCAATTTCCAGAGTGGCAACCGCCGTTTGGTTGGCCAGTCGGCGAATTTCACGGGCAACCACGGCAAATCCGGCCCCGTATTCTCCAGCTTTTTCGGCTTCGATCGCCGCATTGAGGGACAAAATACTGGTCTGGTCTGCTACCTTTGTAATCGTGACCACAACGTTGTTAATGTTGCCGGCTTTGCTATTCATCACACCCAGTTTGGAGGAAATGGAGTTGGTGGCATCCGACAGTTGTCGCATCACCCCTTCCATTTCCGTCAATTCTTCCTGGCTATCATTGGCGGCGTGGGCGGTTGCCTGTGCCATCGCCCCCACCTGCTCCATCGCCTGCACCAGATTTCTGGAGGTCGCCGCAATCTGGTGAGCCGTTGCAGTCACCTCATTGGTGGAAGCGAGTTGTTCTGCCACGGTGGCTTCCAGTTCTTTACCGGAAGCTGCAATTTGAGTGGCGGAGGTCGTGATCTGGACAACAGACTTCTGAATTCGACGGGTGAGGGTTTTGCTGATGAAATGCCCAAACAGAATGGCAACGAGGGGACCCAGTATCATTGCCACAATGGCTAAAAACTGTGCCCGTCTACTGCCTTGCATCGCATCCTGTTGGACATCGGCGGCAACACCCTGATTAATTTTCAACGTAGCTAAAATGGATGCGGTTGCCGCTTCAAAAGTAATGCGATCACCTTTAGCATGGTCCCGCAGTTTGTCAAATAACTCGACCGCCCTCCGTGCAGTTACCATTTCAGGAGAACCCTCTCTGCCCTGCTGTTGCAGCTCTTGCTGGCGGGCGTAGGGGTTAAAGATTCCCAGACTCTCAAACTGTTGATTCAGCTTGAGAAATTCTTCGTGGTCATTCTTCCACTTATTCCAGTTGTCGAGCAATTTCTGGTAACTGCGGTCTTCCTCCGTGGTTCGGGGAGTGGCTTCGTATTGTTTAAACCCCTCATCAATCTGCTCCCAGGCTCCCTTAATCCGTTTCAGTTCTGCCTGTCGTTCCTGAGCCGTTAACCCCGGAATCATCAATGCCCGCTCGGATGACTCAATCTGAGTTTGCCCTTCGTTCACTTTCCATAACCCAACCAGGCTTGGCAAACTGTTGTTACTCAACGTGTCAATGCTACTGCCCAGACGAAAGGTGGAAAATAATCCAACTAACGCCACAATCAGTACTAACCCCCCCATAATCAGGAAGGCGGACATAATCCGTCCTTGCAGTGATTTATCCCTAAACACGTTGGTAACCATAATTGCCTGCTCTGTTCTATTGATGGGTTAAGAAGTCGGTTGAAGTTTTTGAATCCGTTGCCATAATCGTTTTGCCGCGATCGCATCCCCACGAGATTCTTTTAATAGGGCGAGGTGCATCAGTGCCTCATAAGCGTTGGGTTGAAGGTACAATGCCTTTTGAAGACAGCGTTCTGCCTGTGCATAATTCATTGTTGCCTGGTATAGAGTGCCCAACAATGTGTAGGCTTCCGCATTGGTGCAGTGAGTTTCTAAATAATTTTTGCAACAATCGATGGCGGCTACCAAATGGCCTGCATCCGCCAGTTGTTTTGCCTGCTGGAGATCGGAATCAGGTAGAGTATTGACAGATGGAGTAGCCGCCTGGGATCGTAAAGATGGTTCAGAGTGAGCCTGCGTGTTGACCGCTGCTTTACGCTCAGGTAACTGAATGGCTGGAATGGTTGCCTGAGAAACCGCAGGTTTAAGCTTCGGTTGCTTGAAACTCGTCACCAATGATGGGGGCGAAACTGACTGGGATAAGATCGATTGGGATGAAAGTACAGGAGGTTGAATAGAATCAACCTTCCGATAGGCAAATGTAAAAGATTGCCGCAGATAGGAAAAGCGATCGCTCACTACTTTGCCTGTCTCAGAAGCGCCAACAAACAACAAACCCTGTGAAGCGAGGAGACTATGTAATGTATTGAGAATTTGCTGACAGGCAGAATCTTCCAGGTATATCAGTAGATTGCGACAAAAAATGATATCGTACTTCGGCTGAATCACGACCATCTCATTCAGGACATTACCCTGCCGAAAATTCACTGCGTTGCGGACAATGGGACAGACGGTGTACTTATCCTCGACAGCTTGAAAATAGCGGTTGCGATCGACCCAATCTTCCCCACGAAAGGAATTTCTGCCGTAGATGGCTCGTTGTGCTTTGGCTAACGCCTGTTGACTGATATCAACTGCATCGATACTGAATCGATTGACTGGTAAACCGGCTTCCAGTAAAGCGATCGCAATAGAGTAAGGTTCTTCCCCCGTAGAACAGGGAATACTTAACACCCGCAGTTTTGCCGCTCCTGGTTTCAGCAACCATTCCGCCCGGACAAAATTGACCAGAAAATCAAACGGCTTGCGATCGCGGAAAAACCAGGTTTCGGGCACAACAATATGTTCCACCAGTTCGTTGAATTCCTGGGGGGAAGATTGCAGCGTTTTAAGATAAGCCTCAAGGTCAGGCAAATGACAGGCAACTCGCCGAGTCTCAACCGCTCTGGCAATCTTACGGTCACCAATGATTTTGGCATCAAAGCCAGCTCGTTTACTGAGAAGGGCTGCGATTGTCTCCAGATGCATCACCGATTCATGCTCCTGCACTTAACAAGTTCATGTGCTGCACATCTGAAAAAAGTTGCTCCAGACGAATTCGTTGAATCATTCCCTTCTTGTCCGTAATGATGCCGCCCAGATAGGGCGCTTCATTCGCCTGAATTCCCACATCTTTAAAGTCGGTTTCCGCTTTATCCAGGGTTTCAATGACTCGTTCTGCCATTAAGCCAATATGTCGGGGCGTACCATCGGGTCGGGGATAGCTCACCATCATGACACGGGTACTCAGGTAACCTTTACTGGGAGTTCCTCGAATTAACCGGCAGAGATCAATGACCGGAACAATGGAACCACGATAGTTAAACACACCTGCCACGTATTCGGGCACATGGTGTACTTCCCGGTAAGAAACCCGTGGAATCACTTCCACCACACGGGAAGTCTCAATCGCATATAAATTTTTACCGACGTAGAAAACTAACAGCAGCATTGCAGTATCTACTCGTGATGGATAGAGGAGCCAGAAAGGAGGCTGGATGCCTTTAGGATTCCCGGACGTAAGGCAGAAATCTCATA is from Leptothermofonsia sichuanensis E412 and encodes:
- a CDS encoding HAMP domain-containing methyl-accepting chemotaxis protein gives rise to the protein MVTNVFRDKSLQGRIMSAFLIMGGLVLIVALVGLFSTFRLGSSIDTLSNNSLPSLVGLWKVNEGQTQIESSERALMIPGLTAQERQAELKRIKGAWEQIDEGFKQYEATPRTTEEDRSYQKLLDNWNKWKNDHEEFLKLNQQFESLGIFNPYARQQELQQQGREGSPEMVTARRAVELFDKLRDHAKGDRITFEAATASILATLKINQGVAADVQQDAMQGSRRAQFLAIVAMILGPLVAILFGHFISKTLTRRIQKSVVQITTSATQIAASGKELEATVAEQLASTNEVTATAHQIAATSRNLVQAMEQVGAMAQATAHAANDSQEELTEMEGVMRQLSDATNSISSKLGVMNSKAGNINNVVVTITKVADQTSILSLNAAIEAEKAGEYGAGFAVVAREIRRLANQTAVATLEIEQIVKDMQSAVTVGVMEMDKFNKSVTDSVDRVSKISSQIGDVISKVQSLPPRFEQVGQGIEEQSEGAQQISEAMGQLSQASEQTADALRETNNALDQLDDAARNLQAAINQK
- a CDS encoding CheR family methyltransferase; the encoded protein is MHLETIAALLSKRAGFDAKIIGDRKIARAVETRRVACHLPDLEAYLKTLQSSPQEFNELVEHIVVPETWFFRDRKPFDFLVNFVRAEWLLKPGAAKLRVLSIPCSTGEEPYSIAIALLEAGLPVNRFSIDAVDISQQALAKAQRAIYGRNSFRGEDWVDRNRYFQAVEDKYTVCPIVRNAVNFRQGNVLNEMVVIQPKYDIIFCRNLLIYLEDSACQQILNTLHSLLASQGLLFVGASETGKVVSDRFSYLRQSFTFAYRKVDSIQPPVLSSQSILSQSVSPPSLVTSFKQPKLKPAVSQATIPAIQLPERKAAVNTQAHSEPSLRSQAATPSVNTLPDSDLQQAKQLADAGHLVAAIDCCKNYLETHCTNAEAYTLLGTLYQATMNYAQAERCLQKALYLQPNAYEALMHLALLKESRGDAIAAKRLWQRIQKLQPTS
- a CDS encoding chemotaxis protein CheW, with amino-acid sequence MLLLVFYVGKNLYAIETSRVVEVIPRVSYREVHHVPEYVAGVFNYRGSIVPVIDLCRLIRGTPSKGYLSTRVMMVSYPRPDGTPRHIGLMAERVIETLDKAETDFKDVGIQANEAPYLGGIITDKKGMIQRIRLEQLFSDVQHMNLLSAGA